One Synechococcus sp. CC9605 genomic window carries:
- a CDS encoding NAD+ synthase → MRIALAQLNPVVGDFEGNAKRILEAVRRAEEQAVELVLTPELSLWGYPPRDQLLEPSRIQQQDTMLQWLVNQLNSSVTLLVGAALPASDARSPRLHNGVVLVNRLGWRPIAQKQLLPSYDVFDERRYFRPGHGPCLLSLPNGKRLGLTICEDLWVDDGLQRERLDGPDPIDQLVPEQPDLVINLAASPFDAAKPALRQQLAAAAAQRLNCPLIYLNQVGGNDELVFDGASFVVGADGAVQLELPVCEEHLAVWDSGHPTTVRSHGQIQPMDPIERLFRALVLGVRDYARKCGFKQALLGLSGGIDSALVAVIATAALGNEAVSALLMPSPWSSSGSIDDALALAERLGLQTNTVPIAGLMEGYDQALTAPLGAKPQGVTAENLQSRIRGSLLMAVANQQGQLLLTTGNKSELAVGYCTLYGDMNGGLAVIGDLYKTSVFALCDWLDSDAARGCRQALGLPTHGELVGEAIRRKPPSAELRPNQKDSDSLPDYDALDALLKALIQERQSGPTLVAAGHDPALVERVERLLKRAEFKRRQAAPLLKVSPQAFGSGWRLPIAAA, encoded by the coding sequence ATGCGCATCGCCCTGGCGCAACTCAACCCCGTGGTCGGCGACTTCGAGGGCAACGCGAAGCGGATTCTGGAGGCCGTGCGCAGGGCAGAAGAGCAGGCTGTTGAGCTGGTGCTCACCCCTGAACTCTCCCTTTGGGGGTATCCCCCCCGGGACCAGTTGCTCGAACCCAGCCGCATCCAGCAGCAAGACACGATGCTGCAGTGGCTGGTGAACCAACTCAACAGCAGCGTCACCCTGTTGGTGGGAGCTGCGCTGCCCGCATCCGATGCCCGCAGTCCACGGCTGCACAACGGTGTGGTGCTGGTGAATCGCCTGGGCTGGCGGCCGATTGCCCAGAAACAGCTGCTGCCCAGTTACGACGTCTTTGATGAGCGGCGCTACTTCCGCCCGGGCCATGGGCCCTGCCTGCTCAGCCTGCCCAACGGGAAGCGATTAGGCCTCACCATCTGCGAAGACCTCTGGGTGGATGACGGCCTGCAGCGCGAGCGCCTGGACGGACCGGATCCCATCGATCAACTGGTCCCCGAACAGCCGGATCTGGTGATCAATCTGGCGGCCTCCCCCTTCGATGCCGCCAAGCCAGCCTTGCGCCAACAGCTGGCGGCGGCAGCGGCGCAACGCCTCAATTGCCCACTGATCTACCTCAATCAAGTGGGGGGGAACGATGAGCTGGTGTTCGACGGGGCCAGTTTTGTGGTGGGAGCCGATGGCGCCGTGCAGCTGGAACTCCCCGTCTGCGAGGAGCACCTGGCGGTCTGGGACAGCGGCCATCCCACCACTGTGCGGTCCCACGGCCAGATCCAACCCATGGATCCCATTGAGCGACTGTTCCGCGCCCTGGTGCTTGGGGTGCGTGACTACGCCCGGAAATGCGGGTTCAAACAAGCCTTGCTGGGGTTGAGCGGCGGCATCGACTCAGCGCTGGTGGCGGTGATCGCCACAGCAGCTCTTGGGAACGAAGCGGTTTCAGCGCTGTTGATGCCCTCCCCCTGGAGCTCGTCTGGATCCATCGACGACGCCTTGGCCTTGGCCGAACGGTTGGGGCTGCAGACCAACACAGTGCCCATCGCCGGCCTGATGGAGGGCTACGACCAGGCCCTGACAGCACCGCTGGGGGCAAAGCCCCAGGGCGTGACGGCGGAAAATCTGCAATCACGCATTCGCGGCTCCCTACTGATGGCCGTGGCCAACCAGCAGGGCCAACTGCTCCTCACCACCGGCAACAAATCCGAGCTGGCGGTGGGGTACTGCACCCTCTACGGCGACATGAACGGTGGGCTTGCGGTGATTGGCGATCTCTACAAAACCAGCGTGTTTGCCCTTTGCGACTGGCTTGACAGCGACGCAGCCCGGGGCTGCCGCCAGGCGCTGGGACTACCGACGCACGGGGAGCTGGTGGGGGAAGCAATCCGCCGTAAACCCCCCAGCGCCGAGCTCAGGCCCAACCAGAAAGACAGCGACTCCCTGCCCGACTACGACGCCCTGGATGCACTGCTCAAAGCCCTGATCCAGGAGCGCCAGTCCGGACCAACCCTGGTGGCGGCCGGCCACGATCCCGCTCTTGTTGAACGGGTGGAACGGCTGCTGAAACGGGCCGAGTTCAAGCGACGCCAAGCGGCACCTTTGCTCAAGGTGAGTCCCCAGGCCTTCGGCAGCGGTTGGCGGTTGCCCATTGCCGCGGCCTAG
- the ald gene encoding alanine dehydrogenase produces the protein MAASVLSAPMASIGVPKEIKLDEQRVALTPDAVRELVSQGLEVRIETGAGAGAGIGDEAFAAAGAQMVSRDEAWGAHLVVKVKEPQAEEFAYLRKDMVLFTYLHLAAYPSVGEALLEAGTAAIAYETVQLENGSLPLLAPMSEIAGRLAAQVGAHLLEKPHGGRGVLMGGCTGVQPARVVVLGAGTVGWNAARTAAAMDAEVLLLDRSPQRLRSLEADRRGRLMSVVSSRGLLERLVPTADLVIGAVLTPGGRAPTLVDAEMVKQMRPGSVIVDVAIDQGGCIATSQETTHRDPTVTIHGVQHYAVGNMPGAVPFTSTEALVSVTLPYILGIAGRGLEEAVTERPELISGLNTVQGSVCHPGVAKALGVPPRHPMACLR, from the coding sequence ATGGCAGCCTCCGTCCTCTCGGCACCGATGGCCAGCATCGGTGTGCCGAAGGAGATCAAGCTCGATGAGCAGCGCGTGGCGCTGACTCCCGATGCGGTGCGGGAGCTGGTCAGCCAAGGCTTGGAGGTGCGCATCGAAACCGGAGCCGGGGCTGGAGCAGGAATCGGTGACGAAGCCTTCGCCGCCGCCGGTGCCCAAATGGTGAGCCGCGACGAGGCCTGGGGCGCCCATCTGGTGGTGAAAGTGAAGGAACCGCAGGCGGAGGAATTTGCCTACCTGCGGAAGGACATGGTGCTGTTCACCTACCTGCACCTGGCCGCCTATCCCAGCGTTGGCGAAGCCCTGCTGGAGGCGGGAACTGCCGCCATCGCATACGAAACCGTGCAGCTGGAGAACGGCAGCCTGCCGTTGCTGGCACCGATGAGCGAAATCGCGGGGCGCTTGGCAGCCCAGGTGGGAGCTCACCTGCTGGAGAAACCCCACGGCGGCCGCGGTGTGCTGATGGGGGGCTGCACCGGCGTGCAGCCGGCCCGTGTGGTGGTGCTTGGCGCCGGCACCGTTGGCTGGAATGCCGCACGAACGGCCGCCGCCATGGATGCCGAGGTATTGCTGCTCGACCGCTCACCCCAGCGGTTGCGCAGCCTGGAGGCCGACCGGCGCGGTCGCTTGATGAGTGTGGTGAGCAGCCGCGGACTGCTGGAACGGTTGGTGCCGACGGCGGATCTGGTGATCGGAGCCGTGCTCACCCCCGGCGGACGGGCCCCCACCCTGGTGGACGCGGAGATGGTGAAGCAGATGCGACCCGGTTCGGTGATCGTGGATGTGGCTATCGACCAAGGCGGCTGCATCGCCACAAGCCAGGAGACGACCCACCGCGATCCCACCGTGACCATCCACGGCGTGCAGCACTACGCCGTGGGCAACATGCCGGGGGCGGTGCCGTTCACCTCCACTGAAGCCCTGGTGAGCGTGACCCTCCCCTACATCCTGGGCATCGCCGGGCGGGGCCTGGAGGAGGCGGTGACGGAACGACCGGAACTCATCTCCGGCCTGAACACGGTGCAGGGATCGGTGTGCCATCCCGGCGTGGCCAAGGCACTCGGGGTACCGCCGCGGCATCCGATGGCCTGCCTCCGTTAG
- a CDS encoding YchJ family protein — MPGGFGAASDQSPCPCGGGVYRNCCGPLHRGDQRADTAEQLMRSRYSAFARGEIDYLLATNPEPDVPEQQRRRSLERSCRQTRWLGLTVLAISAGGPRDLEGTVQFEAHYRGGVLKETSLFQRRDGADDGPWLYLGALHLEG; from the coding sequence ATGCCTGGCGGTTTTGGTGCAGCCTCCGATCAGAGCCCTTGCCCCTGTGGGGGTGGTGTTTATCGCAACTGCTGCGGGCCCTTGCATCGCGGCGATCAGCGTGCCGATACGGCTGAACAGCTGATGCGTTCCAGATATTCAGCCTTTGCGCGCGGCGAGATCGACTATCTGCTGGCCACCAATCCCGAGCCGGATGTTCCAGAACAGCAGCGGCGCCGTTCCCTGGAGCGGAGTTGCCGGCAGACCCGTTGGCTCGGCTTGACCGTGCTTGCGATAAGCGCGGGCGGCCCGAGGGATCTGGAGGGTACGGTGCAGTTCGAAGCCCATTATCGCGGTGGGGTGTTGAAGGAAACCTCCCTGTTTCAGCGTCGCGATGGCGCGGACGATGGCCCTTGGCTCTATCTGGGTGCACTCCACTTGGAGGGCTAA
- a CDS encoding DUF3326 domain-containing protein encodes MSSAPMPTLMLVPTGIGCDIGGYAGDALPSARLLAAASGCLITHPNVMNGASLYWRDSRVLYVEGYGLDRFAVGEWALRPVRKQRIGLLLDAGINPELAQRQIQVVEGCRASLGLEIGPVITTDAPLEVTLERGASGASWGRLGCPDALLRAGDRLKQAGATAIAVVARFPEDPESEELAAYRQGSGVDALAGAEAVISHLLVKHLQIPCAHAPALDPLPLDPQLDPRAAGEELGYTFLACVLVGLSRAPDLVSGDRQCGDVDASQLGAVVVPEGALGGEAVLACVERNLPVVCVANPSVLSVTADALGLSQGVLHASSYSEAAGLVLALREGLSPASLGRPLPALQRLD; translated from the coding sequence GTGAGCTCGGCACCAATGCCAACGCTGATGCTGGTGCCCACTGGCATCGGTTGTGACATCGGTGGCTACGCCGGTGACGCCTTGCCGTCTGCACGGTTGCTGGCTGCAGCGAGCGGCTGCTTGATCACCCATCCCAATGTGATGAACGGGGCTTCGCTGTATTGGAGAGATTCCCGCGTGCTCTATGTGGAGGGCTATGGCCTCGATCGGTTTGCCGTGGGTGAGTGGGCCCTGCGGCCGGTGCGGAAGCAACGGATCGGTTTGCTGCTCGACGCCGGGATCAATCCCGAGCTGGCCCAGCGCCAGATACAGGTGGTTGAGGGCTGCCGCGCCAGCCTGGGTTTGGAGATTGGCCCAGTCATTACAACGGATGCGCCGCTCGAGGTGACACTCGAGCGCGGTGCCAGTGGCGCCAGCTGGGGGCGATTGGGGTGTCCCGACGCCCTGTTGCGGGCTGGCGATCGCTTGAAGCAAGCCGGGGCGACGGCGATTGCGGTGGTGGCCCGCTTCCCCGAGGATCCAGAGAGTGAGGAGTTGGCGGCCTATCGCCAGGGCAGTGGCGTGGATGCGTTGGCCGGTGCTGAAGCGGTGATCAGTCACCTGCTGGTGAAGCATCTGCAGATCCCCTGTGCCCATGCCCCCGCTTTGGACCCTTTGCCCCTGGATCCGCAGCTGGATCCAAGGGCGGCGGGTGAGGAGCTCGGCTACACCTTCCTAGCCTGCGTGTTGGTGGGGCTCAGTCGGGCACCGGATCTGGTGAGCGGCGATCGGCAGTGCGGTGACGTTGACGCGTCGCAATTGGGGGCCGTTGTCGTTCCCGAGGGTGCCCTGGGGGGGGAGGCGGTGTTGGCCTGCGTGGAGCGCAATCTGCCCGTGGTCTGCGTGGCCAATCCATCGGTGCTGTCGGTCACGGCCGACGCCCTTGGCTTGAGCCAGGGGGTTCTCCATGCCAGCAGTTACAGCGAGGCAGCAGGGTTGGTGCTGGCGCTGCGGGAGGGATTGAGTCCGGCGTCCCTGGGCCGGCCCCTGCCAGCGCTGCAACGGTTAGATTGA
- a CDS encoding 2Fe-2S iron-sulfur cluster-binding protein: MSDVATYTVRAEFEGETHSFSCRSDQTVLNAAEAAGITLPSSCCSGVCTTCAAVISEGSVEQPDAMGVKGELQQQGYSLLCVAFPRADLTLKAGQEDALYEAQFGQYQK, encoded by the coding sequence ATGTCCGACGTGGCCACTTACACCGTCCGCGCCGAGTTCGAAGGCGAAACCCACAGCTTTTCCTGTCGCTCTGACCAGACGGTGCTGAACGCTGCTGAGGCCGCTGGCATTACCCTTCCCAGCTCCTGCTGCTCCGGGGTGTGCACCACCTGTGCTGCAGTGATCAGCGAGGGCAGCGTTGAACAGCCCGATGCCATGGGTGTGAAGGGTGAGCTTCAGCAGCAGGGCTACAGCCTGCTGTGTGTGGCTTTTCCGCGGGCCGATCTCACCCTTAAGGCGGGGCAAGAGGATGCGCTCTACGAAGCCCAGTTCGGTCAATATCAGAAGTGA
- a CDS encoding TIGR02466 family protein, producing MGVLQLHQLFPTVVATTQLPLDPLQQASCMQALLALRGEADGNSSEGCAWTGDLHGVWQLHQQEPFQDMAQLVVDQAWSYLDSLGFERSQVALHLQRCWPVISNWDQAVGRHHHPNAHLSAVLYLTGNGSGEEGVLRLYASHKTNELVAGLAVGYGGPIAEGHPLNLAYWDLAPRPGLLVLFPSSLQHSVLPNDAPDELRCSISFDFVLTAPVQGGSPEYLAPHPRLWDSLDEPIA from the coding sequence GTGGGCGTGCTTCAGCTTCATCAGCTCTTTCCCACTGTGGTTGCAACAACTCAACTGCCTCTCGACCCCCTGCAGCAGGCCTCCTGCATGCAGGCTCTGCTGGCGCTTCGCGGTGAAGCCGACGGCAACTCCAGCGAGGGCTGTGCCTGGACGGGGGACCTGCACGGGGTGTGGCAGCTGCATCAACAGGAGCCCTTTCAGGACATGGCCCAGTTGGTGGTGGATCAGGCCTGGAGCTATCTCGATTCGCTTGGGTTTGAGCGAAGCCAAGTGGCTCTGCATCTGCAGCGTTGCTGGCCGGTTATCAGTAATTGGGATCAAGCGGTTGGTCGCCACCATCACCCCAATGCCCATCTCAGCGCTGTTCTTTACCTCACGGGTAACGGCTCTGGTGAGGAGGGCGTGTTGCGGCTGTATGCGTCACATAAAACCAATGAGTTGGTGGCGGGTTTGGCGGTGGGTTATGGCGGCCCGATTGCTGAAGGCCACCCGTTGAATCTGGCCTACTGGGACCTGGCACCACGCCCGGGTTTGCTGGTGCTGTTTCCGTCGAGCCTGCAGCACAGCGTTCTGCCCAACGATGCCCCAGACGAGCTGCGCTGTTCGATCAGTTTTGATTTCGTGCTTACAGCACCAGTGCAGGGTGGTTCGCCGGAATATCTGGCGCCCCACCCCCGCCTTTGGGACTCGCTGGACGAGCCCATTGCCTGA
- a CDS encoding F0F1 ATP synthase subunit gamma, with protein sequence MANLKEIRDRIKSVKNTRKITEAMRLVAAAKVRRAQEQVLRSRPFADRLARILENLQSRMGFEDAASPLMQQRNVETITLVAVTGDRGLCGGYNANIIKRTEQRFAELKGKGFDVKLLLIGTKAIGYFTRRDYPIQATFSGLEQVPTADEANTISTDLLAEFLAESTDRVELIFTKFINLVSCKPVVQTLLPLDPQDIADPEDEIFRLTTKDGLLTVEPGAGPANTEPKIPSDIVFEQTPEQLLNALLPLYLQNQLLRSLQESAASELASRMTAMNNASDNAKELAKTLTLDYNKARQAAITQEILEVAGGAAAVG encoded by the coding sequence ATGGCGAATCTCAAGGAAATCCGAGACCGAATTAAGTCGGTCAAAAACACCCGCAAGATCACCGAGGCCATGCGCCTCGTGGCTGCGGCCAAGGTGCGCCGCGCACAGGAGCAAGTGCTCCGTAGCCGTCCCTTCGCGGATCGGCTGGCCCGGATCCTGGAAAACCTCCAGTCCCGCATGGGCTTCGAAGATGCTGCATCACCTCTGATGCAGCAGCGCAATGTGGAGACCATCACCCTGGTGGCGGTCACCGGTGATCGCGGCCTGTGCGGTGGCTACAACGCCAACATCATCAAGCGCACGGAACAGCGTTTTGCTGAGCTGAAGGGCAAGGGCTTCGATGTGAAGCTTCTGCTGATCGGCACCAAAGCCATCGGCTACTTCACCCGTCGTGACTACCCGATACAAGCCACCTTCTCTGGTTTGGAACAGGTTCCCACCGCCGATGAGGCCAACACGATCTCCACGGATCTGCTGGCTGAGTTCCTGGCCGAAAGCACCGACCGCGTTGAGCTGATCTTCACCAAGTTCATCAATCTGGTGAGCTGCAAGCCCGTGGTTCAGACCCTCCTGCCCTTGGATCCTCAGGACATCGCTGATCCTGAGGATGAGATCTTCCGTCTCACCACCAAGGACGGCCTTCTGACGGTGGAGCCTGGTGCAGGCCCTGCCAACACTGAGCCGAAGATTCCTTCGGACATCGTGTTTGAGCAGACTCCCGAGCAGCTGCTCAATGCGCTTCTCCCCCTGTATCTGCAGAACCAGTTGCTGCGTTCCCTGCAGGAATCGGCTGCTTCTGAGCTGGCTAGCCGGATGACGGCCATGAACAACGCCAGCGATAACGCCAAGGAATTGGCCAAGACCCTCACCCTTGACTACAACAAGGCCCGTCAGGCTGCGATTACTCAGGAGATCCTTGAAGTTGCAGGCGGTGCTGCCGCTGTCGGTTAA
- the atpA gene encoding F0F1 ATP synthase subunit alpha has protein sequence MVSIRPDEISAILKKQIEDYDKSVSVSNVGTVLTVGDGIARVYGLQQAMAGELIEFEDGTEGIALNLEDDNVGAVLMGEGYGIQEGSTVKATGKIAAVPVGEAMLGRVVNSLGRAIDGKGEIATSETRLIESMAPGIIQRKSVHEPMQTGITAIDAMIPVGRGQRELIIGDRQTGKTAIAIDTILNQADQDMICVYVAVGQKAASVANVVEVLRERGALDYTVIVAANASEPAALQYLAPYTGATIAEYFMYKGKATLVIYDDLSKQAAAYRQMSLLLRRPPGREAYPGDVFYCHSRLLERAAKLSDAMGKGSMTALPIIETQAGDVSAYIPTNVISITDGQIFLSSDLFNSGLRPAINVGISVSRVGGAAQTKAIKKIAGTLKLELAQFDELAAFSQFASDLDASTQQQLERGKRLRELLKQPQFSPLILAEQVAIVYAGVKGLIDDVPVDKVVDFSRELREYLKSNKAEFITEIQEKKVMSPEAEAILKDAITEVVSTMVASAA, from the coding sequence ATGGTTTCCATCCGTCCCGACGAGATCAGCGCCATCCTCAAGAAGCAGATTGAGGACTACGACAAGTCGGTTTCCGTCAGCAATGTCGGCACCGTTCTGACCGTGGGCGACGGCATCGCCCGCGTTTACGGCCTGCAGCAAGCCATGGCCGGCGAACTTATTGAATTTGAGGACGGCACTGAAGGCATCGCCCTGAACCTCGAAGACGACAACGTCGGCGCGGTGCTGATGGGTGAGGGCTACGGCATTCAGGAAGGCAGCACGGTGAAGGCCACCGGCAAAATCGCTGCTGTGCCCGTGGGTGAAGCCATGTTGGGCCGGGTGGTGAACTCCCTGGGCCGCGCCATCGACGGCAAGGGCGAAATCGCCACCAGCGAGACGCGCCTGATCGAATCCATGGCTCCCGGCATCATTCAGCGCAAATCGGTGCACGAGCCGATGCAGACCGGCATCACCGCCATCGACGCGATGATCCCTGTCGGCCGTGGCCAGCGTGAGCTGATCATTGGTGACCGCCAGACCGGCAAGACCGCCATCGCGATCGACACGATCCTGAATCAGGCGGATCAGGACATGATCTGCGTCTACGTCGCTGTGGGTCAGAAGGCTGCTTCAGTGGCCAACGTCGTTGAAGTGCTGCGTGAGCGCGGCGCCCTCGACTACACCGTGATCGTGGCAGCCAACGCCTCCGAGCCCGCTGCGCTGCAGTACCTGGCTCCCTACACCGGCGCCACCATTGCCGAGTACTTCATGTACAAGGGCAAGGCCACCTTGGTGATCTACGACGATCTCTCCAAGCAGGCTGCTGCTTACCGCCAGATGTCGCTCCTGCTGCGTCGTCCGCCCGGTCGTGAGGCCTACCCCGGCGACGTCTTCTACTGCCACAGCCGTCTGCTCGAGCGTGCAGCCAAGCTGTCTGACGCCATGGGCAAGGGTTCCATGACTGCCCTGCCGATCATCGAGACCCAGGCCGGTGATGTGTCGGCTTACATCCCCACCAACGTGATTTCGATCACGGATGGTCAGATCTTCCTCAGCTCCGACCTGTTCAACTCCGGTCTGCGTCCTGCGATCAACGTGGGTATCTCCGTGAGCCGGGTGGGTGGTGCTGCCCAGACCAAGGCCATCAAGAAGATTGCCGGCACCTTGAAACTGGAGCTGGCCCAGTTCGACGAGCTGGCCGCCTTCTCCCAGTTCGCTTCTGACCTGGACGCCTCCACTCAGCAGCAACTGGAGCGCGGCAAGCGCCTGCGTGAGCTGCTCAAACAGCCTCAGTTCAGCCCCCTGATCCTGGCTGAGCAGGTTGCCATCGTTTACGCCGGTGTGAAGGGCCTAATCGACGACGTTCCCGTTGACAAGGTTGTCGACTTCTCCCGTGAACTGCGTGAGTACCTCAAGTCCAACAAGGCTGAGTTCATTACCGAAATCCAAGAGAAGAAAGTGATGAGCCCTGAGGCTGAGGCGATCCTCAAGGACGCCATCACCGAAGTTGTGTCCACCATGGTCGCCTCTGCGGCCTGA
- the atpH gene encoding ATP synthase F1 subunit delta produces the protein MPLLNSLATPYAEALLQVTEARGESETVADQCKQLLAIWNDSEDFRDAMVSPVLEPDAKKQALKALVGEDVTPSVFNLLKVLADRQRLIAFDAVMLRYLELYREQQGITLAQVRSAQSLTEDQQAALSKKVQAMAGTNKVDIDLSVDPSLIGGFVVSLGSQVIDASLSGQVRRLGLALAKAS, from the coding sequence ATGCCTCTCCTCAACTCTCTGGCTACCCCCTACGCCGAAGCATTGCTTCAGGTCACTGAGGCCCGTGGCGAGTCTGAAACAGTTGCTGATCAATGCAAGCAACTGCTTGCGATCTGGAACGACTCTGAAGATTTCCGCGACGCCATGGTGTCCCCGGTGCTTGAGCCGGACGCCAAGAAGCAAGCACTCAAGGCGCTTGTGGGTGAGGATGTAACTCCTTCAGTTTTCAATTTGCTGAAGGTGTTGGCTGACCGTCAACGCCTCATTGCTTTCGATGCGGTGATGCTTCGCTACCTCGAGCTTTATCGGGAACAGCAGGGCATCACGCTGGCCCAAGTCCGTTCTGCTCAAAGCCTCACTGAGGATCAACAGGCGGCACTGTCCAAAAAGGTGCAGGCCATGGCCGGCACCAACAAGGTCGACATCGACCTCAGTGTGGATCCGTCCCTAATCGGCGGTTTCGTCGTGAGTCTCGGATCTCAGGTGATCGACGCCAGCCTGTCTGGCCAGGTTCGTCGCCTCGGTCTGGCACTCGCCAAGGCGAGCTGA
- a CDS encoding F0F1 ATP synthase subunit B gives MTLNLNPLETNLVNLVIVIGLLFWFLRGFLGGILERRRAAILQELQDAESRLKTATENLSQAQSELAAAQQKAEKIRADGQARAAGIRAEGEKRTISVMAAIKAGADADAEADAARIKDSLRREAALAAIDKALAVLPARLDASAQAKLIDSTIKNLENA, from the coding sequence ATGACCCTCAATCTCAATCCGCTCGAGACCAATCTGGTCAACCTGGTCATCGTGATCGGGCTCCTGTTTTGGTTCCTGCGCGGTTTCCTGGGAGGAATCCTGGAACGCCGCCGCGCCGCCATCCTTCAGGAATTGCAGGACGCAGAGTCCCGCCTGAAGACCGCCACCGAAAACCTGAGCCAGGCCCAGTCCGAGTTGGCTGCTGCCCAGCAGAAAGCCGAGAAGATTCGTGCTGATGGTCAGGCCCGTGCCGCAGGCATCCGTGCTGAAGGCGAGAAGCGCACCATTTCCGTGATGGCTGCGATCAAGGCCGGTGCCGATGCCGATGCCGAGGCTGATGCTGCTCGGATCAAGGACAGCCTGCGACGTGAGGCTGCCCTGGCGGCAATCGACAAGGCCCTCGCCGTACTTCCGGCTCGTCTCGATGCCAGTGCTCAGGCCAAGTTGATCGATTCCACCATCAAAAACCTGGAGAACGCCTGA
- a CDS encoding F0F1 ATP synthase subunit B', which translates to MTWLLLAEAGVPEGGLFDLDATLPLMAVQVVLLTFLLNVLFFRPVGKVVEDREGYISTSRADAKQKLAQVERLEADLAEQLKGARQSAQAVIVEAEQEVDRLYREALAQAEAEANRTKEESRRAIEAERESARTQLKGQVDQLSTTIINRLLAA; encoded by the coding sequence ATGACCTGGCTTCTGCTCGCTGAAGCAGGTGTTCCGGAGGGAGGTCTTTTTGACCTCGATGCCACCCTTCCGCTGATGGCGGTTCAGGTGGTTCTCCTCACCTTCCTGCTCAATGTCCTCTTCTTCCGTCCGGTCGGCAAGGTCGTGGAAGATCGCGAGGGCTACATCTCCACCAGTCGTGCTGATGCCAAGCAGAAGCTTGCTCAGGTTGAACGCCTGGAAGCTGATTTGGCTGAACAGCTGAAAGGTGCCCGCCAGTCCGCTCAGGCCGTGATCGTTGAGGCGGAACAAGAAGTTGATCGGCTTTACCGCGAAGCACTGGCCCAGGCGGAAGCTGAAGCCAATCGCACCAAAGAGGAAAGCCGTCGTGCCATCGAGGCCGAGCGTGAGTCTGCCCGCACCCAGCTCAAGGGTCAGGTGGATCAGCTAAGCACCACGATCATCAACCGTTTGCTGGCCGCGTGA
- the atpE gene encoding ATP synthase F0 subunit C, whose protein sequence is MDSITSAASVVAAGLAVGLAAIGPGIGQGTASGGAVEGIARQPEAEGKIRGTLLLSLAFMESLTIYGLVVALVLLFANPFAG, encoded by the coding sequence ATGGATTCCATCACCTCCGCCGCTTCCGTTGTGGCTGCTGGCCTGGCAGTCGGCCTCGCCGCCATCGGCCCTGGTATCGGTCAGGGCACCGCGTCCGGCGGCGCTGTTGAGGGCATCGCCCGTCAGCCCGAAGCCGAAGGCAAGATCCGCGGCACCCTGCTGCTGTCCCTGGCGTTCATGGAATCGCTGACCATCTACGGCCTGGTGGTGGCTCTGGTGCTTCTGTTCGCCAACCCCTTCGCCGGCTGA
- the atpB gene encoding F0F1 ATP synthase subunit A, whose amino-acid sequence MALLPLPLPFAELEVGHHLYWQIGDLYLHGQVFLSSWILIGILLAVVLVGTRGMKRDPIGLQNLLEFLWNFIRDIARDNIGEKYYRDWLPFIGTLFLFIFVSNWGGALIPWKIFELPEGELGAPTADINTTVAMALLVSLAYFYAGLSRKGLRFFELYVEPTPIMLPFKIIEEFTKPLSLSFRLFGNILADELAVGVLVYLVPLIVPLPVMLLGLFTSAIQALIFATLASFYIGEGLHEAH is encoded by the coding sequence ATGGCTTTGTTGCCCTTACCACTCCCGTTCGCTGAACTGGAAGTGGGTCATCACCTGTACTGGCAGATCGGCGATCTGTATCTGCACGGCCAGGTGTTCCTGAGCTCCTGGATCCTGATCGGCATCCTCCTAGCTGTTGTGCTTGTCGGCACCCGCGGGATGAAGCGTGACCCGATCGGTCTGCAGAACCTGCTCGAATTCCTCTGGAATTTCATCCGCGACATCGCCCGCGACAACATCGGCGAGAAGTACTACCGCGACTGGCTGCCGTTCATCGGCACCTTGTTCTTGTTCATCTTCGTGAGCAACTGGGGCGGAGCTCTGATCCCCTGGAAGATCTTCGAACTCCCCGAGGGTGAGCTCGGCGCTCCCACCGCAGACATCAACACCACCGTGGCGATGGCTCTGCTGGTGTCACTGGCGTATTTCTATGCCGGCCTGAGCCGAAAGGGTCTGCGCTTCTTCGAGCTGTACGTGGAGCCGACCCCGATCATGCTCCCGTTCAAGATCATCGAGGAATTCACCAAGCCTCTCTCCCTCTCCTTCCGTCTGTTCGGAAACATCCTTGCCGACGAATTGGCTGTAGGCGTGCTGGTGTACCTGGTTCCGCTGATCGTGCCCCTGCCTGTGATGCTCCTGGGTCTGTTCACCAGTGCCATTCAAGCTCTGATCTTCGCGACCCTGGCGTCCTTCTACATCGGTGAAGGCCTCCACGAGGCTCACTAA